attagtaaaaaaaaattatgaaattaaaataagttaaacaaatttttattcatttactCGATAATTGGAGTCATGTGCATATGAAGCTGAAAGAGGTTCTCATTTTGATGTGACTACAACCAGACATTATAGTGATATACACTACTATTCGTCAACAGCATTTATTCACTTTTGTTGTTACACCGTGCACCATAAACTAAGCGATATTTGTGGCCGTCTTCCTGTATACCCTATAAAATTTCTACGATTAATGTCTCATGACAATTCTGAAACGTGTTTTAGTGAAATTTTATTGAcgcttttaaataatttatattattttactttaatttagcattatttgtattatcagtgtatgatattttaatatatttaaatatttgttttcaGAACGGCAGTTTGCTATAAATAAGACAATACTGTCTAAAGAGGCAATGCTGTCACAAACTTCTCATAATCAGTCAACATCATCGTCATTAACGACTTCCATTAGTAATCAAGATCATATTGAAGACGCTAtcaataaatgtttaaaatattatgcgGTAGAAGATGCACTTGTACTTGCTGAAGCTTATTTTGCAAAAGGTatgttataaaagaaatatacaatttttaaaatgtattgtaaaatattttaagttaaaTCAAATAGCGCTCTTTGTTTACTAGTTCATtgttatatacaaaaaaaccAATATCATTCTGCATTCAAGTTACTTGAAGATCAACAATCTAGATTTAACGACAGGTTATATTGTCCAGAAACAAGATTTTTACATGCCAAATGTGCTTATAAAATGGGTAAAAATGATATTGCCGAGTTTGCACTAAAGGACGATAAGTCATCAGAAACTGAAATTCATCTTCACAGTTGTTTCAATAATTCAGAATCTCGTCCTTTTGCTCATGCTTTACTTGCTCAAATTCTCAGGGAGTCAGGTAGACATAGTGCAGCTTTAGTTGTGTGGGAATCAGGAATGAAACAATATCCAGTTCTATGGTCATCTATAAAAGATTATTGTGATGTTGGTGGAGGAAGTGTACGTAAAAAGTTAGCTGCTAGTGTTTGTAGTAATATAGAAACAAAACGTGCACGTTTTGATTGTCCACCATCTATCTCAACAGAATCTCTTGATGTCAAGGAAGAGTGTATTGAGACGACTCCTGTGAATAATGGTAAAGCCCCAACTATTTTAATGGTAGCTCCAAAAAAAGCGGGTAGACGTAAAAGCACAACTCCTTGTAGTGCTAATAGCAAAAATGTTAGTGTTGAAGGACGAGTAGAAATTAGACGTAGCCAAAGATTATTGCAAACACATGggaatgaaaatttaaatagagAACGTATTGTTAATGGAAGATCAGGTTCGAGTACATCAATGCCTAGAATGAATATGTCATCAGAAATTACAccaaataacaaaaaattgccttcaattaaaaaacttaGAAATTGGAAAATGCAGAGTAGTCCTGAAAATAATCTTAATAGTCCTGAAGTAATGGAAGTTGAAGGAACAAGAAAATCAAAAAGGTCTGCTCAAATTCATAATCCATTATCATTAGTTAATCGGACGAATTCAGAAGTAGCACAAGCTTCTTTATCTGATTCAACAACATCACTAGCCTCTAATACCTCATCATGTATTAAAAGTGATGAAGGCAATGATTTTGTTGATAGTGGCGGTGAAGATAGAGATGAAAATTATGATTGTATTGAAGATAGAATGAAAGAAGAATTGTTAAAAACAACTTCAcctttatattttgatattctTAATTGGATTTGTAAGATGTCAGAAATTCAAGAATGTTTATCTGGTTATTTATGTCAGGATGCTTTGGAAAGATTAGATGAAATTCCAGGAGAATTTCAAACAAATCCTTTAGTTTTGGAACTTCGTGCAAGAGCTTTATTTGAACGTGGAGATTACAAGTCAGCAGCAGAAATTTTTCAAACATTACGAGAATTATATCCACATCGATTAGATGGAATGGAAGTTTTATCTACAGCACTTTGGCATCTTCAAGATGCTTCTAAACTTTCTGCATTGGCTAATGAATTAGTTAAAGAAAATAGAACTAGTGCTATTGCATGGTGTGTTGCTGGTAATTGTTTTAGTGTACAAAAATTACATGAAACAGCAATTGAATGTTTACAAAGatctataattttaaatccAAGATTTGCGTATGCATATTCTGTACTAGGGCATGAATTAAttgatattgataaattagaTGATGCTATAAGATGTTTTAGGAAAGCAATTACACTTGCTCCAAAAGATTATAGGGCATATTTTGGTATGGGAATGATATATCaaatgaaagaaaattatCCTGTAGCTTTGACTAATTTTGAAAAAGCTGTAGCTTGTAATCCAAGTAATACAAAATTACTTTGTCAATTAGGAGTTTGTGAACAAGCACTGCGGCGCAATGATCaggtaaaatatataatatttttatattatataaatatatattttttttttaattttataggctttgaaaaaatttgatgacgctctaaaaataaatccaAATGATATAGCAACTAAATTTCATAAAGCACGCCTTCTTTATGAAACTAAAGAATACGAAAAATCTCTTGAAGTTCTTAAAGATTTAAAACTTTCATCACCTAATGAAGCacaaattttctttttacttggccatgtatataaaaaattgggGGAAGAACATATGTcaaatacatattttaacTGGGCTAGTGATATTGATCCTCGAGGAGAACAATCTAAACCATTATTTGGTTCAGTTCGCAATACTATTGATGATGAACAGGATGGAGAACCAGAAAGTATAGATGAAGTACTAAATGAGCCCGTTCCTTcactattataattttatgtatGAATTTAagagatattttaaaatattgtcaCTACAAATTTagtgatttttttttgtctataACATCGGGGCTTtctaacataaaaaatttttggaaacatattttgatttaaaaatttaatttttggcattataaataaattttttttaaattaagcATTAATTTAGTGAATCATTGTACAGTTAATAAATTCTTTGtatagttttatatttacaatgtttaaattttttttgtttgtatccgtgtaattttattgaatagATTAAAGTtgttatattgaaaaaattacatatataatgtatttatgtggaaaaattgttttactAAACTTATTTTTCCCTGTTAATATATGTGGTGTTTttgtaaacaaaaaaaaaaataataaaaaaacaaataaaaatattaacatttgcaaaatagataaatgttgataatgcgtatttaaaaattcataataaaatttatgttatttaataacaGAAAGTAGATTTGCAAATATTTAGAATATTTCAATAACTTAGTCTATtacttatattaattaatatatatttattaattactaAATAAGAATTTTGAAATGTGTTTACATTaaacttattattatatttataatattaagtaaagtattttaataaatctaaaGCACAATACagtaaataaataagattaattataaaaataattttttcctCTTGAACCAAATTGTTAAGagttatttcttttatcaatgatatatattaattaacagtaaaattagttatataaatattactaatattggtttattatcataaatcaaaatataattattaaataactatattaaaattgataataattatataaacttaATAAAACGTGAAACATACATTTCAcgtgaaaattaaaaataacaaaattaaaatgaccatataaattataaataattttaaccaaaaaagttaaaaattttttgtttaatgtTATCAAATACTTCACTACTTATTACTCTTTCCATGAATGATGGTTCAATATTATCTGTTACTTTCTTTATACTAGATATTGATGTTAAACCTTCTTTTACAATTAACTCTGATGTAGATAACTGgtttttacataatttacTATCATTATGATGTCCTCGACGTAATGAACATAATGCTTCCTTTTTACATGATTCATCACAAACAAATTGTCTATTACgagaataattattaataaactttttatatatatctggattattttcaatttgtgaaattaaattattccAAGAATCAGGAGACATATCTGGTAATGAATATTCTGATTTTGcagaatataataatttaaagtgTGGTTTAATTGATGGAGATTGAGGAGTTAgtaaatcataaaaatatgtgTGATGATCTATAATTCTATAACTTccaaaattttcaatttcatAAATTCTATAAGCAGGATTTAAATTTGAGTATGTTGTGATACTTGGTGAAGAATACATGATATTTGTTGGTTTACTATTTATATCATtcatattttcataaaatacaGTAAAACCATCAACATGAATATGTCCAAAAAATTGACCAGTTATTGTTTCTGAAAATCTATTTACAATTCTGTAATAGTTTCTTGACCATCCTTCTAAACATTCCCCATCACCAGGTGGTATATGTGCTAAAATATGTACATATATACCTTTCTTTTCAGAATCATATAATTGATTAACAAGCCATGATAAACTTTCATCAGGATCAGTTTGATTTAAATACAACCAAAAGTTTGTTGTTTCACAATAACCTGTGTTAattgtaattaattttaaattttcttgtACCATTACTGCCCATGAACCTCTATATTCAAAATCTCCATACACTTCACGGGGTAACCATTCACCTGCTGCATCTTTAATTGCTTTATAAATCCATTGTGGTCTATATTTTTCTGGTAATGTATGAGGTGCAAATGAATTTACTGGAACACCCTCATGATTTCCAATTGCCCAAAATACAGGAGTTTttggaaaatatttttgtatcatACTACTTAGATTAccaacaataaataaatgttctTCTTTTGTATAATTCCAATCATTATGAGACATATAATCTCCAGATAACATGATATATTCAATGTCTTCAtgatttttagaaatatccTCAAAAATTGCATCTATAGTCCAAAATGGTAAATCACAATTTCCAACAG
This Strongyloides ratti genome assembly S_ratti_ED321, chromosome : 2 DNA region includes the following protein-coding sequences:
- a CDS encoding Cell division cycle protein 27 homolog, whose amino-acid sequence is MFTNIGKTFSIINAHHTTFSSLKRQFAINKTILSKEAMLSQTSHNQSTSSSLTTSISNQDHIEDAINKCLKYYAVEDALVLAEAYFAKVKSNSALCLLVHCYIQKNQYHSAFKLLEDQQSRFNDRLYCPETRFLHAKCAYKMGKNDIAEFALKDDKSSETEIHLHSCFNNSESRPFAHALLAQILRESGRHSAALVVWESGMKQYPVLWSSIKDYCDVGGGSVRKKLAASVCSNIETKRARFDCPPSISTESLDVKEECIETTPVNNGKAPTILMVAPKKAGRRKSTTPCSANSKNVSVEGRVEIRRSQRLLQTHGNENLNRERIVNGRSGSSTSMPRMNMSSEITPNNKKLPSIKKLRNWKMQSSPENNLNSPEVMEVEGTRKSKRSAQIHNPLSLVNRTNSEVAQASLSDSTTSLASNTSSCIKSDEGNDFVDSGGEDRDENYDCIEDRMKEELLKTTSPLYFDILNWICKMSEIQECLSGYLCQDALERLDEIPGEFQTNPLVLELRARALFERGDYKSAAEIFQTLRELYPHRLDGMEVLSTALWHLQDASKLSALANELVKENRTSAIAWCVAGNCFSVQKLHETAIECLQRSIILNPRFAYAYSVLGHELIDIDKLDDAIRCFRKAITLAPKDYRAYFGMGMIYQMKENYPVALTNFEKAVACNPSNTKLLCQLGVCEQALRRNDQALKKFDDALKINPNDIATKFHKARLLYETKEYEKSLEVLKDLKLSSPNEAQIFFLLGHVYKKLGEEHMSNTYFNWASDIDPRGEQSKPLFGSVRNTIDDEQDGEPESIDEVLNEPVPSLL
- a CDS encoding Sphingomyelin phosphodiesterase, whose protein sequence is MKYLKLLIFFGIISLGHCHFEFLKHLQSLEISPTYKCLGCKTAVEALKYVYERNATQDKIIYFAKFICQKFTSNTNIVCKGMTSQFREEFLYVVEKLLVSPDLLCGLFIDECGDPKNPFNGNWEIKLPPKYEKEKSEMLKSNKIPKTQATIFKVLQLSDLHFDLLYKPDSEVDCNEPICCHDIHKINKRRKRIKKVKKPAGYWGSVGNCDLPFWTIDAIFEDISKNHEDIEYIMLSGDYMSHNDWNYTKEEHLFIVGNLSSMIQKYFPKTPVFWAIGNHEGVPVNSFAPHTLPEKYRPQWIYKAIKDAAGEWLPREVYGDFEYRGSWAVMVQENLKLITINTGYCETTNFWLYLNQTDPDESLSWLVNQLYDSEKKGIYVHILAHIPPGDGECLEGWSRNYYRIVNRFSETITGQFFGHIHVDGFTVFYENMNDINSKPTNIMYSSPSITTYSNLNPAYRIYEIENFGSYRIIDHHTYFYDLLTPQSPSIKPHFKLLYSAKSEYSLPDMSPDSWNNLISQIENNPDIYKKFINNYSRNRQFVCDESCKKEALCSLRRGHHNDSKLCKNQLSTSELIVKEGLTSISSIKKVTDNIEPSFMERVISSEVFDNIKQKIFNFFG